From the genome of Globicephala melas chromosome 11, mGloMel1.2, whole genome shotgun sequence, one region includes:
- the RIOK1 gene encoding serine/threonine-protein kinase RIO1 isoform X2, producing the protein MGEGEMEREEEEDYDDDDDWDYDDGFGKLVRCSASGGGSNLQANRQTPSCNSAKMSTPSDKVLRKFENKINLEKLNVTDSVINKVTGKFRQKEADMYRIKDKSDRATVEQVLDPRTRMILFKMLMRGVISEINGCISTGKEANVYHARTANGESRAIKIYKTSILVFKDRDKYVSGEFRFRHGYCKGNPRKMVKTWAEKEMRNLIRLNTAEIPCPEPILLRSHVLVMSFIGKDDMPAPLLKNVQLSESKARELYAQVIEYMRRMYQDARLVHADLSEFNMLYQGGGVCIIDVSQSVEHDHPHALEFLRKDCANVNGFFLKHGVAVMTVRELFEFVTDPSVTHENVDAYLAKAMEIASQRTKEERSSQDHVDEEVFKRAYIPRTLNEVKNYERDVDIMMKLKEEDMAMNAQQDNILYQTVTGLKKDLSGVQKVPALLENQIKESQVKEKTCSDSEDARSSQCSDTDSEDQEDNACSKKPTADLEVDKKERKKMVKEAQREKRKNKVPKHVKKRKEKTAKTKRGK; encoded by the exons ATGGGTGAAGGTGAGatggaaagggaggaagaggaggattaTGACGACGATGATGACTGGGACTACGATGATGGATTTGGAAAACTGGTCAGGTGCTCAGCCTCAGGTGGAGGGAGTAACCTGCAG GCAAATCGACAGACTCCCAGTTGCAATTCAGCCAAAATGTCTACTCCATCAGACAAGGTCTTACGGaaatttgagaataaaattaATCTAG aaaaactaaACGTTACTGATTCTGTCATAAACAAAGTCACGGGAAAGTTTAGACAAAAGGAAGCAGATAT GTATCGCATCAAAGATAAGTCGGACAGAGCAACTGTAGAACAG gTGTTGGATCCCAGAACACGGATGATATTGTTCAAGATGTTGATGAGAGGAGTCATCTCAGAGATCAATGGCTGCATTAGCACAGGAAAAGAG GCTAATGTATATCATGCTCGCACAGCAAACGGAGAGAGCAGAGCaatcaaaatttataaaacttctATTTTGGTGTTCAAAGACCGGGATAAGTATGTCAGTGGGGAATTCAG GTTTCGTCACGGCTACTGTAAAGGCAACCCCAGAAAAATGGTGAAAACGTgggcagaaaaggaaatgaggaactTAATCAG GCTAAACACAGCAGAGATCCCGTGCCCAGAACCTATCCTGCTGCGAAGTCATGTTCTCGTCATGAGTTTCATTGGCAAAGACGACAT GCCAGCGCCGCTCTTGAAAAACGTCCAGTTATCAGAATCCAAGGCTCGGGAGTTGTATGCGCAGGTGATCGAGTACATGAGGAGAATGTACCAGGACGCCAGGCTCGTGCACGCGGATCTCAGTGAATTCAACATGCT GTACCAGGGCGGAGGCGTGTGCATCATTGACGTTTCTCAGTCCGTGGAGCATGACCACCCGCACGCCTTGGAGTTCTTGAGGAAGGACTGCGCCAACGTCAACG GTTTCTTTCTGAAGCACGGGGTCGCCGTGATGACTGTGCGAGAGCTCTTTGAATTCGTCACGGATCCATCAGTTACACACGAGAACGTGGACGCGTATCTGGCAAAG gCCATGGAAATAGCATCTCAAAGGACCAAGGAGGAAAGGTCCAGCCAAGACCATGTGGATGAAGAG GTGTTTAAGCGAGCTTACATCCCTAGAACTTTGAATGAAGTGAAGAACTATGAGAGGGATGTGGATATAATGATGAAACTGAAGGAAGAGGACATGGCCATGAACGCCCAGCAGGACAAC ATTCTATACCAAACTGTCACGGGACTGAAGAAGGATTTGTCAGGAGTTCAGAAG GTCCCTGCACTCCTAGAAAATCAAATTAAGGAAAGTCAAGTTAAGGAAAAGACTTGTTCTGATTCAGAAGATGCCAGAAGCTCTCAGTGTTCTGACACAGACTCTGAAGACCAGGAGGACAACGCCTGCTCCAAAAAGCCCACCGCTGACCTTGAAGTTGATAAAAAG gaaagaaaaaagatggtcaaggaagcccagagagagaaaagaaaaaacaaagttcctaaacatgtgaaaaaaagaaaggagaagacagCCAAGACGAAAAGGGGCAAATAG
- the RIOK1 gene encoding serine/threonine-protein kinase RIO1 isoform X1: MDYRRLLMSRVVPGQFDDADSSDSENIDLKTVKEEGDILFEDLQNNVDEKMGEGEMEREEEEDYDDDDDWDYDDGFGKLVRCSASGGGSNLQANRQTPSCNSAKMSTPSDKVLRKFENKINLEKLNVTDSVINKVTGKFRQKEADMYRIKDKSDRATVEQVLDPRTRMILFKMLMRGVISEINGCISTGKEANVYHARTANGESRAIKIYKTSILVFKDRDKYVSGEFRFRHGYCKGNPRKMVKTWAEKEMRNLIRLNTAEIPCPEPILLRSHVLVMSFIGKDDMPAPLLKNVQLSESKARELYAQVIEYMRRMYQDARLVHADLSEFNMLYQGGGVCIIDVSQSVEHDHPHALEFLRKDCANVNGFFLKHGVAVMTVRELFEFVTDPSVTHENVDAYLAKAMEIASQRTKEERSSQDHVDEEVFKRAYIPRTLNEVKNYERDVDIMMKLKEEDMAMNAQQDNILYQTVTGLKKDLSGVQKVPALLENQIKESQVKEKTCSDSEDARSSQCSDTDSEDQEDNACSKKPTADLEVDKKERKKMVKEAQREKRKNKVPKHVKKRKEKTAKTKRGK, encoded by the exons ATGGACTACCGGCGGCTGCTGATGAGTCGGGTGGTTCCGGGGCAGTTTGACGACGCCGACTCCTCGGACAG TGAAAACATTGACTTGAAGACTGTCAAAGAGGAAGGTGATATTCTGTTTGAAGACCTTCAGAATAACGTGGATGAGAAGATGGGTGAAGGTGAGatggaaagggaggaagaggaggattaTGACGACGATGATGACTGGGACTACGATGATGGATTTGGAAAACTGGTCAGGTGCTCAGCCTCAGGTGGAGGGAGTAACCTGCAG GCAAATCGACAGACTCCCAGTTGCAATTCAGCCAAAATGTCTACTCCATCAGACAAGGTCTTACGGaaatttgagaataaaattaATCTAG aaaaactaaACGTTACTGATTCTGTCATAAACAAAGTCACGGGAAAGTTTAGACAAAAGGAAGCAGATAT GTATCGCATCAAAGATAAGTCGGACAGAGCAACTGTAGAACAG gTGTTGGATCCCAGAACACGGATGATATTGTTCAAGATGTTGATGAGAGGAGTCATCTCAGAGATCAATGGCTGCATTAGCACAGGAAAAGAG GCTAATGTATATCATGCTCGCACAGCAAACGGAGAGAGCAGAGCaatcaaaatttataaaacttctATTTTGGTGTTCAAAGACCGGGATAAGTATGTCAGTGGGGAATTCAG GTTTCGTCACGGCTACTGTAAAGGCAACCCCAGAAAAATGGTGAAAACGTgggcagaaaaggaaatgaggaactTAATCAG GCTAAACACAGCAGAGATCCCGTGCCCAGAACCTATCCTGCTGCGAAGTCATGTTCTCGTCATGAGTTTCATTGGCAAAGACGACAT GCCAGCGCCGCTCTTGAAAAACGTCCAGTTATCAGAATCCAAGGCTCGGGAGTTGTATGCGCAGGTGATCGAGTACATGAGGAGAATGTACCAGGACGCCAGGCTCGTGCACGCGGATCTCAGTGAATTCAACATGCT GTACCAGGGCGGAGGCGTGTGCATCATTGACGTTTCTCAGTCCGTGGAGCATGACCACCCGCACGCCTTGGAGTTCTTGAGGAAGGACTGCGCCAACGTCAACG GTTTCTTTCTGAAGCACGGGGTCGCCGTGATGACTGTGCGAGAGCTCTTTGAATTCGTCACGGATCCATCAGTTACACACGAGAACGTGGACGCGTATCTGGCAAAG gCCATGGAAATAGCATCTCAAAGGACCAAGGAGGAAAGGTCCAGCCAAGACCATGTGGATGAAGAG GTGTTTAAGCGAGCTTACATCCCTAGAACTTTGAATGAAGTGAAGAACTATGAGAGGGATGTGGATATAATGATGAAACTGAAGGAAGAGGACATGGCCATGAACGCCCAGCAGGACAAC ATTCTATACCAAACTGTCACGGGACTGAAGAAGGATTTGTCAGGAGTTCAGAAG GTCCCTGCACTCCTAGAAAATCAAATTAAGGAAAGTCAAGTTAAGGAAAAGACTTGTTCTGATTCAGAAGATGCCAGAAGCTCTCAGTGTTCTGACACAGACTCTGAAGACCAGGAGGACAACGCCTGCTCCAAAAAGCCCACCGCTGACCTTGAAGTTGATAAAAAG gaaagaaaaaagatggtcaaggaagcccagagagagaaaagaaaaaacaaagttcctaaacatgtgaaaaaaagaaaggagaagacagCCAAGACGAAAAGGGGCAAATAG
- the RIOK1 gene encoding serine/threonine-protein kinase RIO1 isoform X3 has protein sequence MRRWVKANRQTPSCNSAKMSTPSDKVLRKFENKINLEKLNVTDSVINKVTGKFRQKEADMYRIKDKSDRATVEQVLDPRTRMILFKMLMRGVISEINGCISTGKEANVYHARTANGESRAIKIYKTSILVFKDRDKYVSGEFRFRHGYCKGNPRKMVKTWAEKEMRNLIRLNTAEIPCPEPILLRSHVLVMSFIGKDDMPAPLLKNVQLSESKARELYAQVIEYMRRMYQDARLVHADLSEFNMLYQGGGVCIIDVSQSVEHDHPHALEFLRKDCANVNGFFLKHGVAVMTVRELFEFVTDPSVTHENVDAYLAKAMEIASQRTKEERSSQDHVDEEVFKRAYIPRTLNEVKNYERDVDIMMKLKEEDMAMNAQQDNILYQTVTGLKKDLSGVQKVPALLENQIKESQVKEKTCSDSEDARSSQCSDTDSEDQEDNACSKKPTADLEVDKKERKKMVKEAQREKRKNKVPKHVKKRKEKTAKTKRGK, from the exons ATGAGAAGATGGGTGAAG GCAAATCGACAGACTCCCAGTTGCAATTCAGCCAAAATGTCTACTCCATCAGACAAGGTCTTACGGaaatttgagaataaaattaATCTAG aaaaactaaACGTTACTGATTCTGTCATAAACAAAGTCACGGGAAAGTTTAGACAAAAGGAAGCAGATAT GTATCGCATCAAAGATAAGTCGGACAGAGCAACTGTAGAACAG gTGTTGGATCCCAGAACACGGATGATATTGTTCAAGATGTTGATGAGAGGAGTCATCTCAGAGATCAATGGCTGCATTAGCACAGGAAAAGAG GCTAATGTATATCATGCTCGCACAGCAAACGGAGAGAGCAGAGCaatcaaaatttataaaacttctATTTTGGTGTTCAAAGACCGGGATAAGTATGTCAGTGGGGAATTCAG GTTTCGTCACGGCTACTGTAAAGGCAACCCCAGAAAAATGGTGAAAACGTgggcagaaaaggaaatgaggaactTAATCAG GCTAAACACAGCAGAGATCCCGTGCCCAGAACCTATCCTGCTGCGAAGTCATGTTCTCGTCATGAGTTTCATTGGCAAAGACGACAT GCCAGCGCCGCTCTTGAAAAACGTCCAGTTATCAGAATCCAAGGCTCGGGAGTTGTATGCGCAGGTGATCGAGTACATGAGGAGAATGTACCAGGACGCCAGGCTCGTGCACGCGGATCTCAGTGAATTCAACATGCT GTACCAGGGCGGAGGCGTGTGCATCATTGACGTTTCTCAGTCCGTGGAGCATGACCACCCGCACGCCTTGGAGTTCTTGAGGAAGGACTGCGCCAACGTCAACG GTTTCTTTCTGAAGCACGGGGTCGCCGTGATGACTGTGCGAGAGCTCTTTGAATTCGTCACGGATCCATCAGTTACACACGAGAACGTGGACGCGTATCTGGCAAAG gCCATGGAAATAGCATCTCAAAGGACCAAGGAGGAAAGGTCCAGCCAAGACCATGTGGATGAAGAG GTGTTTAAGCGAGCTTACATCCCTAGAACTTTGAATGAAGTGAAGAACTATGAGAGGGATGTGGATATAATGATGAAACTGAAGGAAGAGGACATGGCCATGAACGCCCAGCAGGACAAC ATTCTATACCAAACTGTCACGGGACTGAAGAAGGATTTGTCAGGAGTTCAGAAG GTCCCTGCACTCCTAGAAAATCAAATTAAGGAAAGTCAAGTTAAGGAAAAGACTTGTTCTGATTCAGAAGATGCCAGAAGCTCTCAGTGTTCTGACACAGACTCTGAAGACCAGGAGGACAACGCCTGCTCCAAAAAGCCCACCGCTGACCTTGAAGTTGATAAAAAG gaaagaaaaaagatggtcaaggaagcccagagagagaaaagaaaaaacaaagttcctaaacatgtgaaaaaaagaaaggagaagacagCCAAGACGAAAAGGGGCAAATAG